One Bacillota bacterium genomic region harbors:
- a CDS encoding chemotaxis protein CheW → MSIKERLDVGSIEEDEEVENQDDKFLTFILGEGEYGIGIGSVTEIIRVQNITDVPDMPSHVRGVINLRGKVLPVMDVRLRFGMEERAYDDRTCIVVINVNNHTVGLIVDRVSEVLDIRKSDIEAPPQVKKGEGSRFVSGMGKVGEKVKILLNADRVLFDGGGEWMEEG, encoded by the coding sequence GTGAGCATAAAAGAGCGTCTTGACGTCGGTTCAATCGAAGAGGATGAGGAGGTTGAAAACCAGGATGATAAGTTCCTGACTTTTATCCTTGGAGAGGGTGAATACGGGATTGGGATCGGCAGCGTGACCGAGATAATCAGGGTCCAGAACATCACCGATGTTCCCGACATGCCGTCGCACGTCAGGGGGGTTATCAACCTGCGCGGAAAGGTCCTCCCGGTTATGGATGTACGGTTGCGTTTCGGGATGGAGGAGCGGGCGTATGACGACCGGACCTGCATTGTGGTGATCAACGTCAACAACCATACCGTAGGCCTTATTGTCGACCGCGTTTCCGAAGTTCTCGACATACGTAAGAGTGATATAGAGGCGCCGCCGCAGGTTAAAAAAGGAGAGGGCAGCCGTTTTGTAAGCGGCATGGGGAAGGTTGGCGAAAAGGTAAAAATCTTGCTGAACGCGGATAGGGTCCTTTTTGACGGGGGAGGTGAATGGATGGAAGAAGGATAG
- a CDS encoding methyl-accepting chemotaxis protein, whose product MFKNMKLGVKMTAAFAMLLVVTVIIGLVGYNGVKKVNDCATDIHDNHLAGAQALLHLHAAQMDIGYAERTLLASGIDKQTVDRQYAYMTEAWKVIDENWKTYEGVEKDQEETALWNKFGSAYAAWKKNEDEFLRLHKAGSLNQAREQSLGATDASFKETETALEELVALNAKIADQTGTEADNTAAGSTRNIVLAIGIGLLLAIGIGVLFSRHVGCIISSLVGETKRLVGLAVVGKLDARGDVEKINTEFQGIVQGMNDIMDTLVGHINAVPVPVMIIDKDFTIQYMNGTGAGLLNLSQQQVAGTKCYDHFKTSDCHTTNCACAQAMQQGRIASRETDAHPRGMDLDIAYTGIPVKDASGQIIGCMEFVVDQTAVKTAARVAQKQAVYQEKEVKNLIINLGKLSKGDLRVETRVADTDEDTKAIGENFTKINGSLSQTVDAIHLMVRDANMLSEAAVEGRLSNRADASKHGGEFRNIIEGVNQTLDTLVGHIDSVPAPFMILDKDFGIRYLNKTGLDLLGMTGQQAVGTKCYTHFKTSDCNTANCACSQAMQQGRTVTRETDAHPRGMDLDISYTGTPLKDADGKTIGVAEFVVDQTAIKTAARVAQKQAVYQEKEVENLIVNLGKLSKGDLRVETKVAATDEDTKVIGDNFAAINRSLSDTVKAINLMAEDANMLSEAAVEGRLSNRADASKHGGEFRNIIEGVNQTLDAVLHPINEAAECLKEMAKGNMDVAMTGSYKGDHAIIKNALNGTIDSVNEILTQVSVAVDQVANGSRQISDSSQALSQGASESASSLEEITSSMQQVTTQTKQNADNATHANQLAGQARSSAEKGNGQMGAMVGAMNEINESAANISRIIKAIDEIAFQTNLLALNAAVEAARAGKHGKGFAVVAEEVRNLAERSAKAAKETAELIEGSIKKTEAGTKIVEETSKSLEEIVAGATKVTDLIGEIASASKEQAFGIGQVNQGLGQVDQVTQQNTASAEELAAASEELSVQAVQLKQMLGKFKLKAQQTYKGMALKSTESARSAGVLEAAAVSGAGEKKKPNDAIHLDDREFGKF is encoded by the coding sequence ATGTTTAAAAACATGAAACTGGGCGTAAAAATGACCGCGGCTTTCGCAATGCTCCTGGTGGTTACCGTGATAATCGGTCTTGTAGGTTACAACGGTGTAAAAAAGGTTAATGACTGCGCCACCGATATCCATGACAACCACCTTGCGGGCGCGCAGGCCCTGCTTCACCTGCATGCCGCACAAATGGACATCGGCTACGCGGAGCGGACGCTGCTCGCTTCGGGGATAGACAAGCAGACGGTCGACAGGCAATACGCGTACATGACTGAAGCATGGAAGGTCATCGATGAAAACTGGAAAACCTATGAGGGAGTGGAGAAGGACCAGGAAGAGACCGCGCTCTGGAATAAATTCGGCTCCGCGTATGCGGCCTGGAAGAAGAATGAGGATGAGTTTCTAAGACTCCATAAAGCGGGCAGCTTGAACCAAGCAAGGGAACAGAGTCTCGGCGCAACAGACGCCTCTTTCAAGGAAACCGAAACGGCGTTGGAAGAACTGGTCGCGTTGAATGCCAAAATAGCGGACCAAACGGGTACTGAGGCCGACAATACGGCAGCGGGCTCGACCAGGAACATCGTTCTGGCGATCGGAATCGGCCTTCTCCTGGCGATCGGTATAGGGGTCCTGTTCTCTCGTCATGTGGGCTGCATAATCAGCTCACTTGTCGGTGAAACAAAACGTCTCGTTGGGCTGGCCGTTGTCGGTAAGCTTGACGCCCGGGGCGATGTCGAAAAGATCAACACGGAATTCCAGGGGATCGTTCAAGGGATGAACGACATCATGGACACGCTGGTGGGTCATATCAACGCCGTTCCTGTTCCGGTAATGATCATCGACAAGGATTTCACCATCCAGTATATGAACGGTACTGGGGCCGGTCTTCTCAATCTCTCGCAGCAACAGGTGGCCGGCACCAAGTGTTACGACCACTTCAAAACCTCCGACTGCCACACGACCAACTGCGCTTGCGCGCAGGCCATGCAGCAGGGCAGGATTGCATCGAGGGAGACCGACGCGCACCCGCGCGGCATGGACCTGGATATCGCTTACACCGGCATACCGGTAAAGGATGCGAGCGGTCAGATCATCGGTTGTATGGAGTTTGTGGTGGACCAGACCGCGGTCAAGACGGCGGCGCGGGTGGCCCAAAAACAGGCGGTCTACCAGGAGAAGGAAGTCAAAAACCTGATCATCAACCTCGGCAAGTTATCCAAGGGAGACCTGCGCGTTGAAACTAGGGTGGCTGACACCGACGAGGATACAAAAGCCATCGGTGAGAACTTTACCAAAATCAACGGCAGCCTGAGCCAGACCGTTGACGCCATCCATTTAATGGTGCGGGACGCCAACATGCTCAGCGAGGCCGCGGTGGAAGGCAGGCTCAGCAACAGAGCCGATGCCTCGAAGCACGGCGGCGAGTTCCGCAACATCATCGAAGGGGTGAACCAGACCCTCGATACCTTAGTCGGTCACATCGACTCGGTGCCGGCGCCCTTTATGATTCTCGACAAAGATTTCGGCATCCGGTACCTGAACAAGACCGGCCTGGACCTGCTTGGTATGACGGGGCAGCAGGCGGTCGGCACGAAGTGCTACACCCACTTTAAGACCTCCGACTGCAACACGGCCAACTGCGCCTGTTCGCAGGCGATGCAGCAGGGGCGGACGGTAACGCGGGAGACCGACGCGCACCCGCGCGGCATGGACCTGGACATTTCCTATACCGGCACGCCGCTTAAGGACGCGGACGGGAAGACGATCGGGGTCGCGGAATTCGTGGTCGATCAGACCGCGATCAAGACCGCGGCGCGGGTGGCCCAAAAGCAGGCGGTCTACCAGGAGAAGGAAGTCGAAAACCTGATCGTAAACCTCGGTAAACTGTCCAAGGGAGACCTGCGTGTTGAAACAAAGGTTGCGGCTACCGACGAGGACACCAAGGTTATCGGCGACAACTTTGCCGCCATTAATCGCAGCCTAAGTGATACCGTAAAGGCCATCAACCTTATGGCTGAGGACGCCAACATGCTCAGCGAGGCCGCGGTGGAAGGCAGGCTCAGCAACAGGGCCGATGCCTCGAAGCACGGCGGCGAGTTCCGCAACATCATCGAAGGGGTGAACCAGACCCTCGACGCCGTGTTGCACCCCATAAATGAAGCTGCGGAGTGCCTTAAGGAAATGGCCAAAGGCAACATGGATGTGGCGATGACGGGTAGCTATAAGGGCGACCATGCGATAATCAAGAACGCGTTAAACGGCACAATCGATTCGGTTAACGAGATCCTGACCCAGGTTTCCGTGGCCGTGGACCAGGTGGCCAACGGCTCGCGGCAGATATCCGACTCGAGCCAGGCGTTGTCGCAGGGTGCAAGTGAATCGGCAAGCTCATTGGAGGAGATTACTTCGTCCATGCAGCAGGTTACCACTCAGACCAAACAGAACGCGGACAACGCCACCCATGCCAACCAACTGGCTGGGCAGGCGAGAAGCAGCGCGGAAAAAGGCAACGGGCAGATGGGGGCAATGGTCGGAGCCATGAACGAAATCAACGAGTCTGCCGCAAACATATCGCGGATTATAAAGGCAATCGACGAGATCGCCTTCCAGACCAACCTGCTTGCTTTGAACGCTGCGGTTGAGGCGGCGCGCGCCGGCAAGCACGGCAAGGGTTTCGCGGTGGTCGCCGAGGAGGTGCGCAACCTTGCCGAGCGCAGCGCAAAGGCGGCAAAGGAAACGGCGGAGTTAATTGAAGGTTCGATTAAAAAGACGGAAGCCGGTACGAAGATCGTGGAGGAAACCTCCAAGTCGTTGGAGGAAATCGTTGCCGGCGCAACCAAGGTAACTGATTTAATCGGCGAAATCGCGTCCGCTTCGAAGGAACAGGCATTCGGCATCGGGCAGGTCAACCAGGGCCTCGGACAGGTGGACCAG